The following are from one region of the Capsicum annuum cultivar UCD-10X-F1 chromosome 1, UCD10Xv1.1, whole genome shotgun sequence genome:
- the LOC107839708 gene encoding CTL-like protein DDB_G0274487: MGAAEPLVDEENGEKTTKIQEEEEEEEDRDVEKGFHGQHPPPPPPAATGGDNFHMSRMQRLSATNPLRLVMNAGTRVASPSPYHSPAPAPAPAPAPARHQRRSFLNPFRHRPSPAPAPVPVTVTAPEQYRPSPVSVPAPDQYQPSPAPSQTRSTPTITPQQPSVVTLNSRSYTNKFSLFLFMVHMIAAIGLVCFLVYKGIQGLLEAGEAQRKEKRLLKYFLPQVEAASLLSITLAFVWQKAMRMWPIFMVHFVLWGSFVLTLSAGILLICFQRPATDGVGVVFIMFAIGNGLYSCWVTPRIKFCTKVLTKSLEPVPKFGDLNRPTYLTLAAGFLWMSLWILAVIGAINFYFPPLIIMALVLSMAWVTEVMRNVVNLTVSRVIALYYLRGMQSSTQFCFQRALSVNLGSACLGSLFVPAIEALRIVARGLNLLEGEDEFMFCCAHCGLKIMDSIFKRGNGWAYVQIATYGKSFVKASQDTWELFQKREMESIVDSDMTSAICFLTGVCSGSICVIVVGAWTFSVYPNFTATLALLSAYVGYLLTRIAMALPHACVSSYYVCYAENPDNRLFDKTIQERINSIKTDRDCIVPTPRSVPSRFAR; encoded by the exons ATGGGTGCAGCTGAACCA TTAGTTGatgaagaaaatggagaaaagacAACGAAgatacaagaagaagaagaagaagaagaagatagagaTGTTGAAAAAGGATTTCATGGACAGCATCCGCCTCCGCCTCCGCCAGCAGCAACAGGCGGGGACAATTTTCACATGTCGAGAATGCAAAGATTAAGTGCTACAAATCCTCTAAGGCTCGTAATGAATGCCGGAACTAGAGTtgcttctccttctccttatcaCTCTCCGGCACCGGCACCGGCACCGGCTCCTGCTCCTGCTCGTCATCAGCGCCGTTCATTTCTGAATCCTTTTCGCCATCGTCCTTCTCCGGCTCCAGCTCCGGTGCCGGTGACGGTGACGGCGCCGGAGCAGTACCGGCCTTCTCCCGTTTCGGTTCCAGCTCCGGATCAGTATCAACCTTCTCCGGCTCCTTCTCAGACTCGTTCCACTCCTACTATTACTCCTCAA CAACCTTCAGTAGTAACACTGAATTCAAGATCATACACGAACAAGTTTTCACTATTTCTCTTCATGGTACACATGATTGCGGCAATTGGGCTAGTTTGTTTTCTTGTATACAAAGGTATACAAGGTCTACTAGAAGCAGGGGAGGCACAAAGAAAGGAAAAGAGATTGTTAAAGTATTTTCTACCACAAGTAGAAGCAGCTTCTCTACTTAGCATAACACTTGCATTTGTATGGCAAAAAGCAATGAGAATGTGGCCTATATTCATGGTTCATTTTGTACTTTGGGGTTCTTTTGTTCTCACATTATCAGCAGGAATACTATTGATTTGCTTTCAAAGACCAGCAACTGATGGTGTTGGAGTTGTGTTTATCATGTTTGCGATTGGTAATGGATTGTATTCTTGTTGGGTGACGCCAAGAATTAAGTTTTGTACGAAGGTTTTGACTAAATCACTTGAACCCGTACCCAAATTTGGCGATTTGAATAGGCCAACTTATCTAACACTTGCTGCTGGATTCTTATGGATGTCTCTGTGGATTTTGGCTGTGATTGGGGCTATAAATTTCTATTTCCCACCGTTGATTATCATGGCGTTGGTTCTGAGTATGGCTTGGGTTACTGAAGTGATGAGGAATGTAGTGAATTTGACTGTGAGTAGAGTGATCGCGCTGTATTATCTACGAGGGATGCAATCTAGTACACAGTTTTGTTTCCAGAGGGCATTGTCTGTGAATCTTGGAAGTGCTTGTCTTGGTTCTTTGTTTGTTCCTGCGATTGAAGCTTTAAGGATTGTAGCTCGTGGGTTGAATTTGCTTGAAGGTGAAGATGAGTTCATGTTTTGTTGTGCTCATTGTGGATTGAAAATCATGGATTCCATTTTCAAGCGTGGCAATGGTTGGGCATATGTTCAG ATCGCCACGTATGGTAAGAGCTTTGTGAAGGCATCACAAGACACATGGGAGCTATTTCAAAAGAGAGAAATGGAGTCAATTGTAGATTCGGACATGACAAGCGCCATTTGCTTCCTAACAGGAGTATGTAGTGGTTCGATTTGTGTAATTGTGGTTGGTGCTTGGACCTTCTCTGTCTACCCCAATTTCACAGCCACCTTGGCCCTTCTATCTGCCTACGTTGGTTACCTTCTG ACGAGAATTGCAATGGCTTTGCCTCACGCTTGTGTGAGTAGTTACTACGTTTGTTATGCTGAAAATCCTGATAACAGACTTTTTGACAAGACCATTCAAGAACGAATCAATTCAATCAAGACTGATCGTGATTGCATTGTGCCAACTCCTAGATCTGTACCTTCTCGGtttgcaagataa
- the LOC107839716 gene encoding putative gamma-glutamylcyclotransferase At3g02910, with protein MENLINGGDAVLVGEYTTVEAFPLVCGPYGIPYLINIRGAGHRVQGEMYKVNGSGLGQLDDLEGIEIGHYERLPVNVVGDCGENVASEAYFAHRSFGEGMWKMCGQVGLEEFTMELSKKYERKEDRPPNRDYLQDIRNFISNGH; from the coding sequence ATGGAAAATCTTATTAACGGGGGCGACGCTGTCTTGGTAGGCGAGTACACGACTGTGGAAGCTTTCCCACTCGTCTGTGGGCCCTACGGGATCCCATACCTGATCAACATCCGGGGAGCGGGTCATCGGGTACAGGGCGAGATGTACAAGGTAAATGGAAGCGGACTTGGTCAGCTGGATGATTTGGAAGGGATTGAGATAGGCCACTACGAGAGGCTGCCGGTCAATGTCGTCGGTGACTGCGGTGAGAATGTGGCGTCGGAGGCGTATTTTGCGCATAGGAGCTTTGGGGAAGGGATGTGGAAAATGTGTGGACAAGTAGGGCTTGAGGAGTTTACTATGGAATTATCGAAGAAATATGAGAGGAAAGAAGATAGGCCTCCTAATCGTGATTATCTTCAAGATATCAGAAATTTTATCTCTAATGGTCATTGA